A region from the Metopolophium dirhodum isolate CAU chromosome 9, ASM1992520v1, whole genome shotgun sequence genome encodes:
- the LOC132952860 gene encoding uncharacterized protein LOC132952860 isoform X2 — protein sequence MNHVNKDPSRINFVNKNRQGKKVGTHRKELLIELYKCKTQNEPDLKPSKLMRVLSQDTGIGYTTVQNTVQKYLYEQGITQKRITRTLYENIGTSEKCKILQKIHSFWCRHKIPTLKNISFAINADPSLSSLSVCELKKVLKDLHFEYTPCNYRLRALTEKEDIVLWRRKYLEDIRHYRNEGRTIYYLQETWINAGEYSSKELLAAIEPSGEGKRIIVVHIGSVEGFVEGGLLCFESKKNTSNYHDHMNGEIFYEWFCGILSLLKENSVIVFDNVSYYSVENHVPTISWKKDSILKWFEGKGMVLDRPMVKFQLIEKVKKTRLIYDNYRRSVQEAINHNKDVLRLPPYHCQLSPMQLAWEVVVKHVKIKNCTSSKLDDVRQLLNDGVILVTTEMWAGYVNFSITNEDILWNLDIITDKILDETVTAKINLVTSSESSSD from the coding sequence aAAGTGGGTACCCACAGAAAAGAATTGTTAATAGAATTGTACAAATGCAAAACTCAAAATGAACCCGACCTCAAACCCTCAAAATTAATGAGAGTATTATCACAAGACACTGGCATTGGCTATACAACAGTTCAAAATACTGTGCAAAAATATCTATATGAACAAGGAATAACACAAAAAAGAATTACACGAAcgttatatgaaaatattggcACATccgaaaaatgtaaaattctcCAAAAAATTCATAGTTTTTGGTGTAGACATAAAATAccaactttaaaaaatatatcattcgcCATCAACGCTGATCCCAGTCTTTCATCACTAAGTGTTtgtgaattaaaaaaagtattaaaagacCTACATTTTGAATATACGCCATGCAATTACCGTTTGCGTGCTCTTACGGAAAAAGAAGATATTGTACTATGGCGTCGAAAATATTTAGAAGATATACGGCATTACCGAAATGAAGGTAGAACTATTTACTATTTGCAAGAGACGTGGATAAACGCTGGGGAATATTCATCCAAAGAATTATTGGCTGCTATAGAACCTTCAGGCGAAGGCAAACGGATAATTGTCGTGCATATTGGATCGGTCGAAGGTTTCGTGGAGGGTGGTCTGCTATGCtttgaatcgaaaaaaaatacgtcTAACTACCATGACCATATGAATGGTGAAATATTTTACGAATGGTTCTGTGGTATATTGTCTTTACTCAAGGAGAATTCCGTTATAGTTTTTGACAACGTGTCATACTATTCGGTAGAAAATCACGTACCCACCATTTCCTGGAAAAAAGattctattttaaaatggtttgaAGGTAAAGGCATGGTATTGGATAGGCCAATGGTGAAGtttcaattaattgaaaaagtGAAGAAGACAAGACTTATCTATGACAACTATAGAAGAAGTGTACAAGAagcaataaatcataataaagaTGTTCTACGTTTACCTCCGTACCACTGTCAATTAAGTCCAATGCAGTTAGCATGGGAGGTTGTTGTCAAAcacgtgaaaattaaaaactgcaCAAGTTCTAAGCTGGACGATGTACGTCAACTATTAAATGATGGTGTTATACTAGTAACGACCGAGATGTGGGCCGGTTACgtaaatttttcaattacgAATGAAGACATACTTTGGAACCTTGATATCATTACCGATAAGATATTGGATGAAACTGTAactgcaaaaataaatttagttacgTCGTCCGAATCATCATCAGATTGA
- the LOC132952860 gene encoding uncharacterized protein LOC132952860 isoform X3, which translates to MNYENKDPSRIYVNKNPPGKKVGTHRKELLIELYKCKTQNEPDLKPSKLMRVLSQDTGIGYTTVQNTVQKYLYEQGITQKRITRTLYENIGTSEKCKILQKIHSFWCRHKIPTLKNISFAINADPSLSSLSVCELKKVLKDLHFEYTPCNYRLRALTEKEDIVLWRRKYLEDIRHYRNEGRTIYYLQETWINAGEYSSKELLAAIEPSGEGKRIIVVHIGSVEGFVEGGLLCFESKKNTSNYHDHMNGEIFYEWFCGILSLLKENSVIVFDNVSYYSVENHVPTISWKKDSILKWFEGKGMVLDRPMVKFQLIEKVKKTRLIYDNYRRSVQEAINHNKDVLRLPPYHCQLSPMQLAWEVVVKHVKIKNCTSSKLDDVRQLLNDGVILVTTEMWAGYVNFSITNEDILWNLDIITDKILDETVTAKINLVTSSESSSD; encoded by the coding sequence aAAGTGGGTACCCACAGAAAAGAATTGTTAATAGAATTGTACAAATGCAAAACTCAAAATGAACCCGACCTCAAACCCTCAAAATTAATGAGAGTATTATCACAAGACACTGGCATTGGCTATACAACAGTTCAAAATACTGTGCAAAAATATCTATATGAACAAGGAATAACACAAAAAAGAATTACACGAAcgttatatgaaaatattggcACATccgaaaaatgtaaaattctcCAAAAAATTCATAGTTTTTGGTGTAGACATAAAATAccaactttaaaaaatatatcattcgcCATCAACGCTGATCCCAGTCTTTCATCACTAAGTGTTtgtgaattaaaaaaagtattaaaagacCTACATTTTGAATATACGCCATGCAATTACCGTTTGCGTGCTCTTACGGAAAAAGAAGATATTGTACTATGGCGTCGAAAATATTTAGAAGATATACGGCATTACCGAAATGAAGGTAGAACTATTTACTATTTGCAAGAGACGTGGATAAACGCTGGGGAATATTCATCCAAAGAATTATTGGCTGCTATAGAACCTTCAGGCGAAGGCAAACGGATAATTGTCGTGCATATTGGATCGGTCGAAGGTTTCGTGGAGGGTGGTCTGCTATGCtttgaatcgaaaaaaaatacgtcTAACTACCATGACCATATGAATGGTGAAATATTTTACGAATGGTTCTGTGGTATATTGTCTTTACTCAAGGAGAATTCCGTTATAGTTTTTGACAACGTGTCATACTATTCGGTAGAAAATCACGTACCCACCATTTCCTGGAAAAAAGattctattttaaaatggtttgaAGGTAAAGGCATGGTATTGGATAGGCCAATGGTGAAGtttcaattaattgaaaaagtGAAGAAGACAAGACTTATCTATGACAACTATAGAAGAAGTGTACAAGAagcaataaatcataataaagaTGTTCTACGTTTACCTCCGTACCACTGTCAATTAAGTCCAATGCAGTTAGCATGGGAGGTTGTTGTCAAAcacgtgaaaattaaaaactgcaCAAGTTCTAAGCTGGACGATGTACGTCAACTATTAAATGATGGTGTTATACTAGTAACGACCGAGATGTGGGCCGGTTACgtaaatttttcaattacgAATGAAGACATACTTTGGAACCTTGATATCATTACCGATAAGATATTGGATGAAACTGTAactgcaaaaataaatttagttacgTCGTCCGAATCATCATCAGATTGA
- the LOC132952860 gene encoding uncharacterized protein LOC132952860 isoform X7, translated as MRVLSQDTGIGYTTVQNTVQKYLYEQGITQKRITRTLYENIGTSEKCKILQKIHSFWCRHKIPTLKNISFAINADPSLSSLSVCELKKVLKDLHFEYTPCNYRLRALTEKEDIVLWRRKYLEDIRHYRNEGRTIYYLQETWINAGEYSSKELLAAIEPSGEGKRIIVVHIGSVEGFVEGGLLCFESKKNTSNYHDHMNGEIFYEWFCGILSLLKENSVIVFDNVSYYSVENHVPTISWKKDSILKWFEGKGMVLDRPMVKFQLIEKVKKTRLIYDNYRRSVQEAINHNKDVLRLPPYHCQLSPMQLAWEVVVKHVKIKNCTSSKLDDVRQLLNDGVILVTTEMWAGYVNFSITNEDILWNLDIITDKILDETVTAKINLVTSSESSSD; from the coding sequence ATGAGAGTATTATCACAAGACACTGGCATTGGCTATACAACAGTTCAAAATACTGTGCAAAAATATCTATATGAACAAGGAATAACACAAAAAAGAATTACACGAAcgttatatgaaaatattggcACATccgaaaaatgtaaaattctcCAAAAAATTCATAGTTTTTGGTGTAGACATAAAATAccaactttaaaaaatatatcattcgcCATCAACGCTGATCCCAGTCTTTCATCACTAAGTGTTtgtgaattaaaaaaagtattaaaagacCTACATTTTGAATATACGCCATGCAATTACCGTTTGCGTGCTCTTACGGAAAAAGAAGATATTGTACTATGGCGTCGAAAATATTTAGAAGATATACGGCATTACCGAAATGAAGGTAGAACTATTTACTATTTGCAAGAGACGTGGATAAACGCTGGGGAATATTCATCCAAAGAATTATTGGCTGCTATAGAACCTTCAGGCGAAGGCAAACGGATAATTGTCGTGCATATTGGATCGGTCGAAGGTTTCGTGGAGGGTGGTCTGCTATGCtttgaatcgaaaaaaaatacgtcTAACTACCATGACCATATGAATGGTGAAATATTTTACGAATGGTTCTGTGGTATATTGTCTTTACTCAAGGAGAATTCCGTTATAGTTTTTGACAACGTGTCATACTATTCGGTAGAAAATCACGTACCCACCATTTCCTGGAAAAAAGattctattttaaaatggtttgaAGGTAAAGGCATGGTATTGGATAGGCCAATGGTGAAGtttcaattaattgaaaaagtGAAGAAGACAAGACTTATCTATGACAACTATAGAAGAAGTGTACAAGAagcaataaatcataataaagaTGTTCTACGTTTACCTCCGTACCACTGTCAATTAAGTCCAATGCAGTTAGCATGGGAGGTTGTTGTCAAAcacgtgaaaattaaaaactgcaCAAGTTCTAAGCTGGACGATGTACGTCAACTATTAAATGATGGTGTTATACTAGTAACGACCGAGATGTGGGCCGGTTACgtaaatttttcaattacgAATGAAGACATACTTTGGAACCTTGATATCATTACCGATAAGATATTGGATGAAACTGTAactgcaaaaataaatttagttacgTCGTCCGAATCATCATCAGATTGA